A DNA window from Castanea sativa cultivar Marrone di Chiusa Pesio chromosome 7, ASM4071231v1 contains the following coding sequences:
- the LOC142642066 gene encoding uncharacterized protein LOC142642066, which produces MSAPTIPDFLLFLLLHLCLLHTKTLQVQALTSPTDISALKSFKASIKPSSIPPWSCLASWNFTTDPCTVPHRTSFTCGLTCNPESTRVTHLVLDPAGYSGTLTPLISQLSQLTYLDLSDNSFFGPIPSSISSLSNLQTLSLRSNSFSGSVPVSISNLKSLDSLDLSHNSLTGFLPNSINSLSNLRRLDLSYNNLTGSLPKLPPNLLELALKHNSLSGYLSNSSFDGLTQLEVVELSENSFTGTLQPWFFLLPSLQQVDLANNSLTRVEVWKPAGGNSNLVAVDLGFNGIDGYLPVNFASYPQLASLTLRYNRIRGTIPLEYSKNKFLRRLYLDGNFLIGKPPAEFFAGGTSVSGSLGYNCLQGCPASSQLCVPSQKPNAMCRHAYGHGDEKPRS; this is translated from the coding sequence ATGTCAGCACCAACTATCCCCGACTTCCTACTCTTCCTCCTTCTCCACCTCTGTCTCCTCCACACCAAAACTCTCCAAGTCCAAGCCCTCACTTCACCCACAGATATCTCAGCCCTCAAATCCTTCAAAGCCTCAATCAAACCCTCCTCTATTCCACCTTGGTCTTGCTTAGCCTCTTGGAACTTCACCACCGACCCATGTACCGTCCCTCACCGCACCTCCTTCACTTGCGGCCTCACCTGCAACCCTGAGTCGACCCGAGTCACCCACCTCGTTCTCGACCCAGCTGGTTACTCAGGTACACTCACCCCACTCATTTCTCAACTCTCCCAACTCACTTACCTTGACCTCTCTGATAACTCTTTCTTTGGCCCTATACCTTCTTCCATTTCCTCTCTTTCAAACCTCCAAACCCTCAGTCTCCGATCCAACTCCTTCTCTGGCTCAGTCCCTGTATCCATTTCCAACCTTAAATCTCTTGACTCGTTGGACCTTTCTCACAATTCTCTAACTGGGTTTCTTCCAAACTCAATCAACTCGCTCTCAAACTTGAGAAGACTCGATCTGAGTTACAACAATCTCACCGGGTCACTCCCTAAACTCCCACCAAACTTGCTTGAACTCGCTCTAAAGCACAATTCTTTATCTGGGTATCTCTCAAACTCGTCTTTTGACGGATTGACTCAGTTGGAAGTCGTGGAACTCAGTGAAAACTCTTTCACGGGGACATTACAACCTTGGTTTTTTCTCTTGCCGTCACTGCAACAAGTTGACTTGGCCAATAACAGCTTGACACGTGTCGAGGTTTGGAAGCCCGCCGGTGGCAACAGCAACCTCGTGGCCGTAGATTTGGGATTCAACGGCATTGATGGGTACTTGCCTGTGAATTTCGCTAGTTATCCTCAGTTAGCGTCTCTAACACTTCGTTACAACCGAATACGTGGCACAATCCCATTGGAGTACAGCAAGAACAAGTTTTTAAGGAGGTTGTATTTGGACGGAAATTTCTTGATCGGAAAGCCTCCGGCAGAGTTCTTTGCCGGCGGCACGTCAGTTTCCGGTAGCTTGGGGTACAATTGTCTACAGGGCTGCCCTGCTTCTTCACAACTGTGTGTGCCTTCTCAGAAACCGAATGCTATGTGCAGACATGCCTATGGTCATGGTGATGAAAAACCAAGGTCCTAA